Proteins found in one Opitutaceae bacterium genomic segment:
- a CDS encoding MBL fold metallo-hydrolase: protein MDVIFLGTGTSQGVPLIACDCAVCRSNDPRDKRGRASIHVVMDGLHVQVDAAPEFRLQCIREGINQLDLFILTHGHNDHVAGMDDLRRFCDLLGGDGLQVFTTEQAMERVISMFPYAIMERPVVKGYPAFKLKPMPEKLELPQGTIESTLLPHGAVNTLGLAFTERSSGRKFVYYTDCKTVPPAARSLAAGAAAVVLDGLRPLEHPTHMTIGEAVQVAVELDAPVAYLTHLTHLTGHEETERSLPPRVRIAYDGLRLSL from the coding sequence ATGGACGTGATTTTTCTTGGAACCGGAACCTCCCAAGGCGTGCCGTTGATTGCGTGCGACTGCGCTGTCTGTCGGTCAAATGACCCGCGTGACAAGCGTGGGCGCGCCAGTATCCATGTCGTGATGGACGGGCTCCATGTCCAGGTGGATGCCGCCCCGGAGTTTCGACTCCAGTGCATCCGCGAGGGCATCAACCAGCTCGATCTCTTCATTTTGACTCACGGTCACAACGACCATGTCGCGGGCATGGACGACCTCAGGCGGTTCTGTGACCTCCTGGGGGGCGACGGTCTTCAGGTTTTCACGACCGAGCAGGCGATGGAGCGGGTGATTTCCATGTTTCCCTATGCGATCATGGAACGTCCGGTGGTGAAGGGGTACCCCGCGTTCAAGCTCAAGCCGATGCCGGAGAAGCTGGAACTGCCGCAAGGCACGATCGAGTCGACGTTGCTGCCGCACGGTGCAGTCAATACCCTCGGGCTCGCGTTCACCGAGCGCAGCAGCGGCAGGAAGTTTGTCTATTACACGGATTGCAAGACGGTCCCCCCTGCCGCCCGTTCCCTAGCAGCGGGTGCGGCCGCAGTTGTTTTGGACGGGCTTCGGCCCCTAGAGCATCCCACCCACATGACGATCGGCGAGGCGGTTCAGGTGGCTGTGGAGCTGGACGCCCCGGTGGCCTACCTCACCCATCTGACCCACCTGACGGGCCACGAGGAAACAGAGCGCTCACTTCCGCCGCGGGTGCGCATTGCCTATGACGGCCTGAGGTTGTCACTTTGA
- a CDS encoding DCC1-like thiol-disulfide oxidoreductase family protein: MKRPLVLFDDTCGLCNWIVRWILARDRHGVLSFATLQGPIGQQLVGGETTSIIYVPALSQGREPSRASQPGQAARQSREEERALFKSDAVVAVVGHLPRPWRWLRLFRVVPRPIRDWLYTVVARLRYALFGEYRPRPLNNPRWAERFIDGSRK, translated from the coding sequence ATGAAACGGCCCCTGGTCCTGTTCGACGACACCTGCGGGCTCTGCAACTGGATTGTTCGCTGGATTCTCGCACGCGACAGGCACGGCGTGCTCTCTTTCGCCACGCTTCAGGGCCCGATTGGACAACAACTGGTGGGAGGAGAGACGACGTCGATCATTTACGTGCCTGCGCTTAGCCAGGGACGCGAACCATCGAGGGCGAGCCAGCCTGGCCAAGCCGCAAGGCAAAGCCGCGAGGAAGAGAGGGCCCTTTTCAAGAGCGATGCCGTCGTGGCAGTCGTGGGTCATCTCCCTCGCCCGTGGAGGTGGCTTCGCCTTTTTCGTGTAGTGCCACGCCCAATACGCGACTGGCTGTACACCGTCGTGGCTCGCCTCCGCTACGCGCTTTTCGGCGAGTACCGCCCGAGACCGCTCAATAATCCGCGTTGGGCGGAGCGGTTCATCGACGGCTCAAGAAAATAA
- a CDS encoding acetylxylan esterase — protein MNARTLLKALSTGVVAALFLSPCTSLNAVEIAPLPPHVTKRVAAARIVVAPLKPDWTYTVGEEARFLVRVTADNVDIPNAPVRLSWGPEMMKESTGEVIVPIGGIEVSAGTLQQPGFLRLTATADIGGKQYKGVATAAFSPEKIKPTQSEPADFDAFWAGVKDEVAALPLEAKITLMPDASTAAVNVYHVALRLPGGSWQGPAHFYGILCEPTKPGKYPAILRVPGAGVRPYKGDVDTAAQGAITFEVGIHGIPVNLSGPVYDDLLAGPLNGYWFFNLDNRDKFYYRRVVQGCLRSVDFLASRPAWNGEKLAVAGSSQGGMLSIITAALDKRITGLSAIHPAFCDVTGYLHGRAGGWPHMFRDGANNTPEKLATTSYYDVVNFAKRVKVPGHYMWGYNDDVCPPTSVYAAYNVVTAPKELSVMLEMAHNYNEEQWTASSNWVLRHIGIGK, from the coding sequence ATGAATGCACGTACCCTCCTGAAAGCACTGTCCACTGGCGTGGTCGCAGCCCTGTTCCTCAGCCCCTGCACAAGCCTCAACGCCGTCGAAATCGCCCCGCTACCCCCTCACGTCACCAAGCGTGTCGCAGCTGCACGAATAGTGGTTGCGCCGCTCAAACCCGACTGGACCTACACGGTAGGCGAAGAGGCGAGGTTTCTGGTCCGCGTCACAGCGGATAATGTCGATATCCCAAACGCCCCCGTCCGCCTGAGCTGGGGCCCGGAAATGATGAAGGAATCCACTGGGGAAGTCATCGTTCCGATTGGGGGCATTGAGGTGTCCGCAGGCACACTCCAGCAACCCGGCTTCCTCCGGCTCACGGCGACGGCGGACATTGGCGGCAAGCAGTACAAGGGCGTCGCGACTGCCGCGTTTTCGCCCGAGAAGATCAAGCCGACCCAATCCGAGCCTGCCGACTTCGATGCCTTTTGGGCCGGCGTTAAGGATGAAGTCGCTGCCCTCCCGCTAGAGGCAAAGATCACCCTGATGCCCGATGCCTCAACCGCCGCCGTGAATGTATACCACGTGGCGCTCCGCCTTCCCGGGGGTAGTTGGCAAGGCCCCGCCCATTTCTACGGCATCCTCTGCGAGCCAACGAAACCAGGCAAGTATCCCGCCATCCTGCGCGTCCCCGGTGCAGGCGTGCGACCCTACAAGGGCGACGTCGATACGGCGGCCCAGGGCGCAATCACCTTCGAAGTCGGTATCCACGGAATACCTGTGAATCTCTCGGGTCCGGTCTATGACGATCTTCTTGCCGGTCCCCTCAATGGATACTGGTTCTTCAACTTGGATAATCGCGACAAGTTCTACTACCGCCGCGTGGTGCAAGGCTGCCTCCGCTCCGTTGACTTCCTGGCGTCGCGTCCGGCTTGGAACGGAGAGAAGCTTGCAGTCGCAGGTTCAAGCCAGGGCGGCATGCTTTCAATCATCACTGCCGCGCTCGACAAACGCATCACGGGACTTTCGGCAATCCATCCCGCCTTCTGTGACGTGACTGGCTACCTGCATGGGCGCGCCGGCGGTTGGCCACACATGTTCAGGGACGGCGCCAACAACACTCCAGAGAAGCTCGCAACGACGAGCTACTACGATGTGGTCAACTTCGCCAAGCGCGTGAAGGTGCCCGGCCACTACATGTGGGGTTACAATGACGACGTCTGCCCGCCTACCTCGGTCTACGCCGCCTACAACGTCGTGACAGCGCCCAAGGAATTGAGCGTCATGCTTGAGATGGCCCACAATTACAACGAGGAGCAGTGGACGGCGAGCAGCAACTGGGTGCTGCGCCACATCGGCATCGGCAAGTAA
- a CDS encoding TonB-dependent receptor has protein sequence MSAQTAVLPDFTVTATRLEQPLSQVPRHAVVLPLVDAAPLPLDYNLRSIPSFSLFRRNTSSVLQPTSQGVSLRGIGPSGASRTAVFLDRIPVTDAFGAWVAWPKLSPLELAAVELLPGGGSGSWGNAALSGTMHLVSREWQPGQLLSYISAGSRGSVEGELAGALDASGTLSFSAGVARRHSPPPIAPELAGAVDRDASLEFSRLTLGWSRTLAGGHVVKTQLRSYADERGNGTAGQYNAYRERQASLALVAPRSAPVPWSALAYAQRQHFRSTFTAVGAGRTSETPSSDQYAVPATTWGAALQALWKLERTRLAVGADLRGVKGETREAYSFNGSTFTRDRRAGGQQEFYGAFAQGALTPADTLTISGGTRVDYWRQTAGHRRDTSTDGSIVYRDEQYKDRTGIELTPEAGVSWKPAKRSRVFLSGQSGFRRPTLNELYRPFRVGNDLTEPNANLGTERIFSAETGGELTTGPFAWRATLFRHELHDVVATVTRYRGPGTYPDYGFIPAGGTGRTRANLDRALTQGAEFGVQVDLPRGAKATLAWQTGNSTVERASAAPELVGKRIPQVPQNIVTGQLTVPIGARVTTSLFARWSDAQYEDDDNRLILPAAATVDAALQWRIDAHWLLFFTMQNLFDEEVEASRSATGSHTLGHPQEWRAGVSWQK, from the coding sequence TTGTCGGCTCAGACCGCTGTCCTGCCGGATTTCACGGTAACGGCCACCCGCCTGGAGCAGCCACTTTCACAGGTCCCGCGGCATGCGGTCGTCCTTCCTTTGGTGGATGCAGCCCCACTCCCCCTGGACTACAATCTTAGGTCAATCCCCTCCTTCTCCCTTTTTCGGCGAAACACGAGCAGCGTGCTGCAGCCGACATCACAAGGGGTGTCCCTACGCGGCATCGGACCGTCCGGTGCGTCGCGCACGGCCGTCTTTCTGGATAGGATTCCCGTTACAGACGCATTCGGCGCCTGGGTGGCCTGGCCGAAGCTATCGCCCTTGGAATTGGCCGCGGTCGAACTCCTGCCGGGCGGCGGCAGCGGGAGCTGGGGCAATGCCGCGCTTTCCGGAACGATGCATCTGGTCTCGCGCGAGTGGCAACCCGGGCAGTTGCTCTCTTACATATCCGCGGGCTCGCGGGGAAGCGTGGAAGGCGAGCTAGCCGGCGCTTTGGACGCTTCAGGTACCCTCTCTTTCTCAGCCGGAGTGGCACGCAGGCACAGTCCTCCCCCAATCGCACCTGAACTCGCCGGCGCCGTCGACCGGGATGCCTCGCTCGAGTTCTCCCGGCTGACCCTGGGCTGGTCCCGCACGCTGGCAGGGGGCCACGTAGTTAAAACGCAACTACGAAGCTACGCCGATGAGCGCGGTAATGGCACCGCTGGACAATACAACGCATATCGGGAACGCCAGGCCTCGCTTGCTCTCGTTGCACCGCGATCGGCACCCGTGCCTTGGTCCGCCCTTGCCTACGCGCAACGTCAGCACTTCCGGTCCACCTTCACCGCGGTTGGCGCAGGCAGAACCTCGGAAACGCCCTCGAGCGATCAATATGCGGTCCCGGCCACCACGTGGGGCGCCGCACTGCAGGCGCTTTGGAAGCTGGAACGGACGCGGCTTGCCGTGGGAGCGGACCTCAGGGGCGTCAAAGGCGAGACCCGCGAGGCGTATAGTTTCAACGGCAGCACCTTCACGCGGGACCGCCGCGCGGGCGGCCAGCAGGAATTCTACGGCGCCTTTGCCCAAGGCGCCCTGACCCCTGCCGACACACTGACCATTTCGGGCGGAACCCGTGTTGACTACTGGCGGCAGACGGCGGGCCACCGCCGCGATACGAGCACCGATGGATCAATCGTGTATCGGGATGAACAATACAAAGATCGCACCGGGATCGAGCTGACCCCGGAAGCGGGCGTTTCGTGGAAACCCGCGAAGCGTTCGCGCGTATTCCTCTCCGGCCAGTCCGGCTTCCGCCGACCAACCTTGAACGAACTTTACCGTCCCTTTCGTGTCGGCAACGACCTCACCGAGCCGAACGCCAACCTCGGCACCGAACGGATCTTTTCCGCAGAGACCGGCGGTGAGCTCACGACAGGGCCGTTTGCCTGGCGGGCGACTCTTTTCAGGCACGAACTTCATGACGTGGTGGCGACGGTCACGCGTTACCGTGGACCTGGTACGTATCCAGATTATGGATTCATTCCCGCCGGGGGCACCGGGCGCACGCGGGCCAACCTCGATCGCGCCCTCACGCAGGGTGCCGAATTCGGGGTGCAGGTTGACCTCCCTCGAGGCGCGAAAGCGACCCTCGCCTGGCAAACAGGCAACTCCACGGTCGAACGTGCGTCAGCCGCACCCGAACTGGTTGGGAAGCGAATTCCCCAGGTGCCGCAAAACATCGTGACCGGTCAGCTGACGGTCCCGATTGGTGCCCGGGTAACGACCAGCCTCTTCGCCCGCTGGTCCGACGCCCAGTATGAAGACGACGACAACCGGCTAATCCTGCCCGCGGCCGCAACCGTGGATGCGGCGCTGCAGTGGCGCATCGATGCGCATTGGTTGCTGTTCTTCACCATGCAGAATTTGTTCGATGAGGAGGTGGAGGCTTCGCGCTCCGCAACCGGTTCCCACACGCTTGGTCACCCGCAGGAATGGCGCGCGGGGGTCTCGTGGCAGAAGTGA
- the cysK gene encoding cysteine synthase A encodes MAKIHNDITETIGNTPLVRLNRTAAAHGAQAEVLLKLEFFNPLSSVKDRIGAAMIEDALQSGKINQNTVLIEPTSGNTGIALAFVAAAKGLKLILTMPETMSTERRKLLKILGARLVLTEGPKGMKGAIAKAEELQAKIPNSVILQQFANPSNPAVHRRTTAEEIWRDTDGKVDIVVAGIGTGGTITGVGEVLKSRKPGVRLIAVEPDASPVLSGGQPGPHKLQGIGAGFVPPVLNTKVYDEVIRVKEADSGPVSKQVNQLDGIPVGISSGAIIWAALQLAKRPENKGKQIVAIIPSSSERYLSTWLFADINTESDSIDDLVGAPASA; translated from the coding sequence ATGGCGAAGATTCACAACGACATCACTGAGACGATTGGCAACACTCCGTTGGTGCGCCTGAACAGGACTGCCGCCGCCCACGGCGCGCAGGCCGAGGTCCTCCTCAAGCTCGAGTTCTTCAACCCACTTTCCAGCGTCAAGGACCGTATTGGCGCTGCCATGATTGAAGATGCCTTGCAGAGCGGCAAGATCAACCAGAACACGGTTTTGATCGAGCCTACTTCGGGCAACACCGGCATCGCCCTCGCGTTCGTCGCAGCGGCGAAGGGGCTCAAATTAATCCTCACGATGCCTGAGACGATGTCCACTGAGCGCCGCAAGCTTCTCAAGATCCTCGGCGCGCGTCTTGTGCTCACGGAGGGACCCAAGGGCATGAAGGGCGCGATCGCCAAGGCCGAGGAGCTTCAGGCGAAGATTCCGAACAGTGTCATCTTGCAGCAGTTCGCCAACCCGTCGAATCCGGCTGTCCACCGTCGCACCACGGCGGAAGAGATTTGGCGCGATACCGACGGCAAGGTCGATATTGTCGTGGCGGGTATCGGCACAGGCGGCACCATTACCGGCGTGGGCGAGGTCCTCAAGTCGCGCAAGCCGGGCGTAAGGCTCATCGCCGTCGAGCCCGACGCTTCTCCCGTGCTCTCTGGCGGCCAGCCCGGCCCGCACAAGTTGCAAGGTATCGGTGCCGGGTTTGTCCCGCCCGTTCTCAACACAAAGGTGTATGATGAAGTGATTCGCGTGAAAGAGGCGGATTCCGGTCCGGTCTCGAAACAGGTGAATCAGCTCGATGGCATTCCGGTCGGAATCTCGTCGGGCGCTATCATTTGGGCGGCGCTCCAACTGGCAAAGCGCCCTGAGAACAAGGGCAAGCAGATCGTCGCGATCATCCCGTCGAGCAGCGAACGCTACCTTTCGACCTGGCTCTTTGCTGACATTAATACCGAAAGCGACTCGATCGACGATCTCGTCGGCGCGCCTGCTTCGGCCTGA